In Eriocheir sinensis breed Jianghai 21 unplaced genomic scaffold, ASM2467909v1 Scaffold17, whole genome shotgun sequence, the genomic window TAAAGCACAAAGCACATACTCCCTCGCACCACGCAGCTTGAGACACAGCAGGAGTACGTTTGGTCCAAGAGGGAGATCATGGCACCTCACATCCCCCTCCTGGAGCTGGTGGACTGGGCATCATGAGCTTCGCTACTCCACGGATATCTTACGCCCTAGTCTCCAGACTCAAGGCGCGCCATCcaggacaggtaagggaggggggaggggttgtgtgttcgtgtgtttgcgtgtgttggATTTGAGTTAGGTTTGTGATGTTCTGTTTCcgcttatctgtttttttttttttttttttttttttttacaaggatgTTTTTAGTttctattatttgtgtatttaggCTGTTTTGAGTATTgatgattcgtgtgtgtgtgtgtgtgtttccccagTTATACACACTACTATTATTTCCTCTACGTTTTTTCCAtttccgttctttattttttttttctgtacacgagtctctttctatttcttttctctctctctccttacgcaCGCTAATTATCCCTCTCACACCTGTTCCCCTTCTGTTCAACTTATCTCTACCTGTCGTTTGGTCTGTGTGCctatttctatttcttgttctctGCCTAACGCACTATTACACCTTCCTTTGTTTGTGGTTAATTCCGtatatatttctagttattttctctctttcttaactctctaatcctcctcctcatatctgtttcttatgtgtttttgtgtttgtgttatttttctgtgttttctatGTTCATatctatcaatttttttttctcttactctctgcCGTTCCTAATCCTTGTGTTCTTCTTACAAAtcaatctttttctctctctctctctctctctctctctctctctctctctctctctcttcctaatccATGTGTTTCTCCTGCTTACATATCAATTTtttttcgctctctctttctctcagctcctcctaatccttctcctcaTACCTGTTCTCTCCTCCACTaaacacaccctcaccaccatcatcaccacctcgtcGTCGTCTCCAACAGGTgcaaggtggcggtggtgatcgACGGCATCAACACCTTCTTCTCGCCTGTCACCCGTCATCGCCGAGAGGACCGGAGCATCGTCGGGCCGGAGCACTTCACACTGTTCCAGGCCTTCATGCAGCTCTTCGGCAGTGACTGGGTGAGCAGGGGAGACTgagggatttatttatttattgatttatttttactgttgttcggagcagaaacatgggctgtaaatagaaaattgatggaggtattgagagcaagtgatcgcagaatgctgaggtatgtggcggggatcaggtggcaaggcagagtgtccagtgcagatgtagccaACAGATGTGGAGTTGAGGACCTGGAAAcggtgctcagaagggaaagactccgatggtttggacatgtgaagagagcaggggaggatacagtgctgggagttttggagagattggaggagggagggaggaagaaaggaaaggtgtgtAGGCTCCagaatgtttgaaaatatatggGACTTGGGGTTGTATTACTAAAGATCtcgtcacccaagttcacatatttgacaaggcttttgtaggagtcttggggatttccaggagtagttttatgaccctggtggtagtttgccccatCCTCTGTGCCCACTCTCTGCTTCTTTCACCCAACAGAAGAATGGCATGTTGAGTTttcggcatttccaggagtagtttcatggccctggtggtagtgtgacccttcctctgtgccgtgaacctaaagaaacactcattagaacccaattgaccccCTCTATGACCTTTAGAATTAGCTGATGCGGGAACTGAAAGTGTCTTATTATATCGACCTAACACTTTCTCACTCTCTGCTTCTTTCACTCAACAGAAGAACGGTGTAATGCTCGGCACCTTAGACAGAATCGCTAATGAGGCCGCAAGGAGGGAGTCACACCTGCCTCGCTATGTCCTGCGCCAGAAGGTAAGGATATCGTTTATGCctgcatttatttttcatttatttatttatttatttattttctacaacaaaggagacggctcaagggcaacaaaaagactgtagaaaaaaaaagcccgctactcaccgctcccacaacaaacGATAATATAGAGtagacaaaagagaggtcaattttggggggtggagaagtgtcttgattcTCTTACTCACTTCGTCTTTTTCTGATCATTTTGTTCTGACGATTATTACGAGTATCTGTGTTGTTTTCTCTGGTTATCTTGCTCATGGTGTTAGATCCCTTGTCTTGGCGATTCAGTACTCCTTCAGAAATAATGTATAGTATCTAACACCTTCTATTATCCTCCTTTTAAGAGTTGAGGAAAAATAAatcatgcttttttttccttgttatcttGCTCATGGTATTAAATCCCTTGTCTCGGCGATTCAGTACTCCTTCAGAAATAACGTATAGTATCTAACACCTTCTATTATCCTCCTTTTAAGAGTTGAGGAAAAATAAATCAGCATTATATTCTTCTTTCTCAGGAATTAACACTTCAACAGAACCAATAAACAGTATCCAACACCTTTTATGATCCTCCTCTTAGGGTTGGGAGACGCTTGATCCCTTCGTGCCAATCCCTGCAACAGCGAAATAAAATAGTACAGGATCTAACACTATCCTCTTTTagtgttagaaaaaaaaaaaaaaaaaaaaaaagaaccaaaaaacagTATCCAACACCCTTTATGATCCTCCTCTTAGGGTTGGGAGACTCTTGATCCCTTCGTGCCGATCCCTGTTGATGACTACAATGAGGTCGAGATGCGCAGTGCCATCGACTACTTTCTGGACCGTCACTGGCTGCAGAACCCCATGGCAGGCTCGGACATTGGGCGGAGAGAGTTGGCGACCCTTTCAGCGCACAACCCTCGCCTCCTAGCGGATGTCTGTCGGCCCCTCTAACGAGAACGGGTGTGGAACAGGTGTGGagggcaggcaggtgtgtggccgTAGTGGTGTTTTCTCTGTACAgttgtttttttaatgtgtgtatatGTTATGTATTCTCTGGAGTACTATGTGAATAAATACTAGTAATGATGAAGtactctttctgtgtgtgtgtgtgtgtgtgtgtgtgtgtgtgtgtatttacctagttgtgacatacaggaaaagacatacgctcgtgctgtcccgtctccatatccactcttatccaacttttccttaaaatcatgaatgtttctcacacaaaccacctcctcctcccgtctattccgtagctcaatgcttctgtgtgtgtgtgtgtgtgtgtgtgtgttgtggattTGAGGTTAGTTcatgctgtcctgtctccattttcattcttgcTCAACTTTCCTTCAAATTCATGGATGTTCTCAGCTTTAATTATCTTCACATCCACAGTtcaaggaggagcaagaaaaggaaaacagattaACCTAGTATAAAAACACTGTCAAGtaagctcctcacattcctcacTGCCACAGCAAACACTCCGGGACTTGACCACCTTTATTACACATGctacacacacatagatagagcTCAGTTTATTGcccttttttttaacagcaaaggagacagctcaagggcaacaaaaagagtgcagagaaaaaaaaagcccgctactcaccgctccctaACAAGTAATATGTATTGTGACTAAGTTTATGCAGTCAAGCACTAATTTTTTTTTCGTCCACGTCACACAAGCATTTTACAACATCCAAgacattattactatttttttgtttAGTATTATTATGGCCAGAACAAAGAAAAATGTGATTGGGAGTGAAGTGCAGGGAATTCAAGAAAGGCATAAGCAGTTTGGAGGGTGCTGCTGGTGTTTGGGTTGGTAACAGGTGATATGTCGTCACCCTCAGAAAATAATTGTAATTTTTCAATGATTTCCAGGTTTTATACATAAATTCTTCAACATGTGACGCTCATTTTTATATAGCTGCCTTCATCAtccagggtttgagtgttctagaattggcctttatatttctgcctaaatcttaagacaaatgaaATAATGACGGTTCTTTTGTGATTTCCtgtaaaatagaaaagaatgactcaggcgctttgtttacgaaggtgacgatatattacTTTACTTCCCTGCACTGCTAACGGGCCGGGCCAATCAACAGCCTCATCATCAGACCCTACCGGCGCTGAAGGCTGAACATTGTAAACaaatcgaaaagaaaaaaaatagaatatggcCATCTGCTTCTAATCCATTTTAATTCACTTTGCTCTGCGCCTTCCAGTGTTTTGAGACCTATCGTACCACTAAATAATTCCTGAACGTCgtaaacaaaatgaaaagaagaaaaaaatatggccaTCTGCTTCTAATCCATTTTAATTCACTTTGCTCTGCGCCTTCCAGTGTTTTAAGACCTACCGTACCACTAAATAATTCCTGAACGTcataaacaaaatgaaaagaagaaaaaaatatggccaTCTGCTTCTCACCCATTTTAATTCACTTTGCTCTGCGCCTTCCAGTGTTTTAAGACCTGCCGTACCACTAAATAATTCCTGAACATCgtaaacaaaatgaaaagaaaaaaaaatatggccaTCTGCTTCTCATCCATTTTAATTCACTTTGCTCTGCGCCTTCCAGTGTTTTAAGACCTGCCGTACCACTAAATAATTCTTCGTTAAATGTCACATATCACGTACTAACTAATTGCAAACCACACTTTAGATACACCATTGCACTAGCACTACACACATATAATTGAAGTTGTATAGGTTGTTAATTAGAATAGTTGTATAGGTTGTGTTAGGATAGTTCCATAGGTTGTTAGTTAGGATAGTTGTATGGGTTATGTGGGCTGTACAGGTTTAGCAAGGGGGTGTTTAATATGCTTTTAAGTCCTGCAGCTCCTGTGGTTTAGGGGAAGAAGGTTAGAATCAAACACTCATTGTCTGGTTTGTGTTTCTCAGTATTTATAAAATTTTAAAAGTCGGGTTTACATTCAATATTAAAATGAAACAcagagacacgcacacacacacacacatacacacacacacgcacatacgtaGACAGAATATTCCGAACATGTTACTGTATGTCTGCGTGATGGTTTTGAGACTGGCTGGTGTGAGTATTGCTTCTCTTAGTGGTAGATAATGATgacttggacacacacacacacacacacacacacagaaaaaaaaaggtcatacatacacacacaaaattaatagctcacacacacacacacacacacacacacacacacacacacacacacacacacacacacacacacacacacacagacatggtttggataggttaggttaggttaggttaggtgtcatCCATTGTgagtcatacatacacacacaaaataaatagctcacacacacacacacacacacacatattaaagagcacatacatacatacgtacacacccACATACTAGttcatggttaggttaggttaggttaggtgtcatCCATTGAGAAAATTTTTAACTCATTCAGaagattattattatcagtacaGCAATTATTATAGAGATGGGTGTTATGACGTAGCTATTTACCATCAGCATTATAGtcattatgcacacacacacacaaacaggttaTATATAAACATCATCTCCTCTATTAATGAGTCAGGGAGAGCTTGAAATATAGCCAAAAGTCACTTAATTCTCACCACTATATAAATAACAAACATTTGGCAACTGTGTATACATAAGGGTTGATTCAATGAGTAATACTGCGTTCATTTTGCACTATTAAAACATTACGAAGCCTCGCGGTGAGTCGTACTTGAGACCTGGGACATTTAATAATActcattcatcatcattatcattatcattattcatgGAGTGTAAGTTATGATGTAGACACATACGCATGGTTATTTAAACAGCATATAGTCTTCATCAACAACAATGTGGCTGACTTGTCCTTTGTTTATCcgtttttcaagttttttttcgtTCTGAGTTGGTGTTGTTTAGTTTTTGTATTGCTTTTTACGGCTGACCATAATATGTCGCCTCAACTCTGTGAATAATCCTTCCAACTCAATCCCAGAACCagaattaacccgtccgctgcaattggcatgtattttgccttcactggtagcctggtaacatacactcgcaggtctttctctgcctgtttcccatgtggtattggtatgctggatatcccttcactggtagcctggtaacatacactcgcaggtctttctctgcctctgtggtggatagtggagtgtttcccatgtggtattggtatgctggatatcccatcccaaggtgcaggactttacatttttcttcattgaattgtagcagccactttttgttccattcctgtagcttagtgatgtcttGCTGTAGGAAAtacgcagccaaggggttaaaaaGCCAACCTGAGTAGGAGATTGGAGGAagacaaaagggaagaaaagaaagacaattgAAATGGGAGGTAgctaggagggagagataggagagatagACACAAACTAAtgaattaaccccttgactggatttcctaccagaagacatcaccaagctacaggaatggaacaaaaagtggctgctacaattcaatgaggaaaaatgtaaagtcctgcacgttgggaggagatatccagcataccaataccacatgggaaacactccactctccaccacagaggcagagaaagacctgcgactatatgttaccaggctaccggtgaagggCAAATCCGTGCGGAGGGGTTAAGTCCGCTACCCCTCACACCACTCACAGggtcttttcttttccatttccccgACAAAACGAAAACGAGTAGCCATTTAACTGTTGATGAATACTAATACGACATTTAAATAATCTGACTTCACACTCCAGACAGCCACACACTTAGCCATATATCAATTTAGTGTTCTTAGGGTATAGACGGAGAAATCATAAAGTCGGAAGGGattcatagatatatatatagacctGCCCATGTATTAGTGATCTGGGTTCTTATATATATTACTGAGATTGGCACATAATAGGGTTTCAATGGAGTTCAGATAATAGCCGGGGGTAGACAATAGAGTTAGTAGATAATAGAGTTTACatattagaaggaaggaaaggcaggggatatACGGGAAAATAATGCAAGTACCTGTTGATATAAGGGGGAAAAAAGACTTCTAGGGGAAATTGGCATGTCATTGAAATAGGGTTACTGCAAGATATCAGATTAGGAAGATGAAAGTTGAGGAAAATTGGTACGTTCTTGAAA contains:
- the LOC126990512 gene encoding 28S ribosomal protein S29, mitochondrial-like, whose protein sequence is RAIQDRCKVAVVIDGINTFFSPVTRHRREDRSIVGPEHFTLFQAFMQLFGSDWKNGVMLGTLDRIANEAARRESHLPRYVLRQKGWETLDPFVPIPVDDYNEVEMRSAIDYFLDRHWLQNPMAGSDIGRRELATLSAHNPRLLADVCRPL